DNA from Xanthomonas hyacinthi:
CTGGGCGAGCTGGCCAGGTTCGATTTCCGCTGGTTTGTCCCGGCAGTGGTGAAGTACCGGCGCATCCTGCTGGAAGTCTTCGTCGTCTCGCTGTTCATCCAGCTGTTCGCGCTGGTCACACCGCTGTTCTTCCAGGTCGTCATGGACAAGGTGCTGGTCCACCACGGCATGACCACGCTGGAGGTCATCGCGGCCGGCTTGCTGGCCATCGCCGTGTTCGACGTGACCCTCAACGGCCTGCGCACCTATGTGTTCTCGCATACCACCAGCAAGATCGACGTGGAACTGGGCGCGCGGCTGTTCCGGCACATCCTCAACCTGCCGCTGGCCTACTTTGAATCGCGCCGGGTCGGCGAGACCATTGCCCGCGTGCGCGAACTGGAGAACATCCGCACGTTCCTGACCGGGCAGGCGTTGACCTCGGTGCTGGATCTGCTGTTCACCGGGGTGTTCCTGGCGGTGATGTTCTACTACAGCGGCTGGCTGACCCTGATCGTGATGCTGTCGCTGCCGGTCTATGCGCTGATCTCGGCTGGCATCACCCCGATCCTGCGCAAGCGCCTGGACGACAAGTTCGCTCGCGGCGCGGAAAACCAATCCTTCCTGGTCGAGACCGTCAGCGGCATCGGCACGGTCAAGGCCACCGCGGTCGATCCACGCATGGCCCGCACCTGGGACAACCAGTTGGCCGGCTATGTCGGCGCCAGCTTCCGCGTCACCCGCCTGGCCAACATCGGCCAGCAAAGCGTGCAATTGGTGCAGAAGCTGGTTGGCGTCGGCGTCCTGTTCTTCGGAGCCAAGCTGGTCATCGACGGCAAGCTTTCGGTTGGCCAGTTAATTGCATTCAACATGCTGTCCGGGCAGGTGGCCGCGCCGATTGTGCGCTTGGCCCAGTTGTGGCAGGACTTCCAGCAGGTCGGGATCTCGGTCGAGCGGCTGGGCGACATCCTCAATACCCGTACCGAGGTGCCCGGCAGCCGTATGGCCCTGCCGGACATCCGGGGCCGCGTGACGTTCGAGAAGGTCACGTTCCGCTATCGCCCCGATGCGGCCGAAGTCCTTGCCAGCATCGACCTGGATATCGCCCAGGGCGAGGTGATCGGCATCGTCGGCCGTTCCGGTTCGGGCAAGAGCACCCTGACCAAGCTGGTGCAGCGGCTGTACGTGCCCGAGCGCGGCCGGGTGCTGATCGACGGCCACGACCTGACGCTGGCCGATCCAGCCTGGTTGCGCCGGCAACTGGGCGTGGTGCTGCAGGAAAATTTCCTCTTCAATCGCAGCATCCGCGAAAACATTGCGCTTAGCGATCCCGGCATGCCGCTGGAGCGGGTCATCCAGGCGGCGCAACTGGCTGGCGCGCATGAGTTCATCCTGCAATTGCCCGAGGGCTACGACACCCAGGTCGGCGACAACGGCACTGGCCTGTCCGGCGGGCAGCGCCAGCGCATCGCCATCGCGAGGGCATTGGTGACCAACCCGCGCATCCTGATCTTCGATGAAGCTACCAGCGCGCTGGACTATGAGTCCGAGTACGCAGTGATGCAGAACATGCGCGAGATCTGCAAGGGCCGTACGGTCCTGATCATCGCCCATCGCCTGTCCACGGTACGCATGGCCAACCGCATCGTCGTGGTCGAGAAGGGGCGCATCGTCGAATCCGGCACCCATGCCGAGCTGGTGGACGGACCCAGTGGCCAGTACGCCCACCTGTACGCGCTGCAGCAGGGGATGGCATGAAGCACCTTATCGAAGCCGTCAAGGAGTTCGGCGGCCGCTACCGGCAGGCCTTCGTCGCAGCCTGGAACATCCGCGACCAGCTGGATCCGCCCCAACGCACCGAAGACGAACTGGCGTTCTTGCCGGCGCAGCTGGAACTGGTCGAATCGCCCACCTCGCCGACGGCGCGCTGGACGATCCGGATCATCATCGCCTTGTTCTGCGTGGCCCTGCTGTGGGCAGTGTTTGGCAAGCTGGACATCGTGGCGGTGGCGCCTGGCAAGATGGTGGTCGACTCACGCACCAAGGTCATCCAGCCCGCCGAGACCGCCGTCGTGCGCCGCATTCTGGTGCGCGACGGCCAACAGGTGAAGTCGGGTGAGTCGTTGATCGAGCTGGATGCCACGACCACCGGTGCCGAGCTCGCCCAGGCCGGCGAGGCGCTGACCGAGGCGCGGCTGGCCGCGCTGCGCCTGAGCTCACTGGCCACAGCCATCGATCGTGGAGTGACGCCACGCCTGCCTCCAGCGCCGGATGTGCCGGCCGAGCGCTTCGTCGCCGAGCAGGCCTTGGCTACCAGTCATTTCGATGCGCTCCAGGCCAAGCGCCACAATCTTCTGGCCGCAATCGCCCAGCGTCGGGCGGAACTGCGGACTACGCGCGACGTGATCGAGCCGCTGGCCGAGTCGGCGCGTATCTCCAAGATGCGCGCTGATGACTATGGACGCTTGGTCGAAGGCAAGTATGTGGGGCGGCATGAGTACTTGGTGCGCGAGCAGGAGCGCCTCGCCGCCGAGCGCGACCTGGCGACCCAGCGCAACCGCCTGCAGGAAATCGGCTCGGCATTGAGCGCTGCCGAGGAAGAGCTGCGCGTGCTGGTCGCCGACTTTCGCCAGCAGACCCTGGACCAACTTCGCGAAGCCGAGCAAAAGATTGCGCAAGGCACTCCCGAGCTGGCCAAGGCTGGCCAGCGGGACCGGTTGATGACCCTGCGTGCACCGGTGGATGGCACTGTGCAGCAGCTGGCTGTGCATACAGTGGGCGGCGTGGTCACTCCGGCGCAGCAGTTGCTGGCGGTGGTGCCGCAGGAAGCGCTGGAGGTCGAGGCGACCGTGCTCAACAAGGACATCGGCTTCGTGCGGCCGGGCCAGCCGGTCACGGTGAAAATCGAGAGCTTCCCATACACCCGCTACGGCTATCTGACCGGCAAGGTCGTCAGCGTCTCGCACGACGCGGCGCAGGACGAGAACCAGGGCCTGGTGTTCCCCGCGCGGATCCGCCTGGACGGCAGCACGCTGGCAATCGATGGTGTGGTGGTGAGCATGAGCGCCGGCATGACGCTGAGCGCGGAGATCAAGACCGGGAAGCGCCGGGTGATCGATTACCTGTTGAGTCCGCTGAAGCAGCATGGCGGCGAGGCGCTGAGGGAACGATGAGTGGGATGGGTGCTGCCTGTATAGGAATTCCGCTCGCGGCGATGCTGTCGCTGTCGGTTGGCTGCGCGCCCATGAAGGAAGTTGATCTGGATGAGCCGGTTAGGTACGTGCTTGCGGGCAAGAAGTACGAAGTGCCGCTCGGCTACCACTATGTTGATTCCCTGAAGAGAAGAAACAGGTGGCCGCATCCCAAAAAAGAGTTCACGGAGGCGGGCGCCATATCGATCACCGGGGTGATTCCAGGAATAAGGCCGTATGGGAAGTCGACCAAGGCGGAATTTGAACGGCTTGGCCACGGCAACAAGATCTCAATATTAATAAGCCCAGAAGTGACCTTGTGTTCGAGTGATGACTATATTCGAAGAATGAATGGTTCTAATAGGTTGACACTTCTGCCCAGTGATCTGAGTGGGTTGACCCATTACTGGGATAACCAAGGGTCGAGTGACGAGAGCAAGGGTGATGATCTATGCTGTATGGTCCTGTCGATCTAGCCATCATGAGTGGAGCTGGAATATTTATATCCAAAAGTCCCGCGGTCTTTGCTTTTACCCAGATGTTGCTGGCGCTCTTGTCTTATGGCTGTATTGTGTGTTTATCGATATGGGTAACAACATATATTAAATTAGGGGGCAGCTAATGGCGAGCCAACAGATAAACTGCTGAACGTCTTACTCTGGTCTGGAGGCCTGTATGCGCCATTTGAATGGTAATCAGTATGAGCTGAATGAGAAATGGAGATCAGTTTCTGGTGCATTCAAGCTCTCACTTTATCTGAGTGCAATGGGGGTTCTGACCTCGGATCTCATTGCAAGATATGTAATGGATGATAATTTATTTGGGTTCAGAGATCATGGGGTTGCGCGGGCTTGGATATACATTTTTGAAATGTATGTGCTTGCGCTTCCAATTATTTGCGTTGTTATATTCCGCAGGCTCTCAGGGTATAAATATCCGAAGCATACAATTGTGTCGCGAATTATATTAACAATCTTTTCCTTTGTGTTTTGCCCGCTGTTGGCATTGGCCCCGGTATTGTTGCTGATACTTGGTGATAGTGCAGTGGGTCAATCATTGGCGGCCTATCGAGCATTCTCAGGCAGTGCA
Protein-coding regions in this window:
- a CDS encoding type I secretion system permease/ATPase, whose product is MEGEAAPLPEDEDLGLAGLGLLAQFHGIAADAGQLAHQHGRAGEPFDESTLLLAAKQLGLKAKFSDIAADRLDKVALPALAWQPDGEHFIVAKLGDQKVLIQDLRLRRPQVLTRDQFDQHYAGWLLLVASRASVLGELARFDFRWFVPAVVKYRRILLEVFVVSLFIQLFALVTPLFFQVVMDKVLVHHGMTTLEVIAAGLLAIAVFDVTLNGLRTYVFSHTTSKIDVELGARLFRHILNLPLAYFESRRVGETIARVRELENIRTFLTGQALTSVLDLLFTGVFLAVMFYYSGWLTLIVMLSLPVYALISAGITPILRKRLDDKFARGAENQSFLVETVSGIGTVKATAVDPRMARTWDNQLAGYVGASFRVTRLANIGQQSVQLVQKLVGVGVLFFGAKLVIDGKLSVGQLIAFNMLSGQVAAPIVRLAQLWQDFQQVGISVERLGDILNTRTEVPGSRMALPDIRGRVTFEKVTFRYRPDAAEVLASIDLDIAQGEVIGIVGRSGSGKSTLTKLVQRLYVPERGRVLIDGHDLTLADPAWLRRQLGVVLQENFLFNRSIRENIALSDPGMPLERVIQAAQLAGAHEFILQLPEGYDTQVGDNGTGLSGGQRQRIAIARALVTNPRILIFDEATSALDYESEYAVMQNMREICKGRTVLIIAHRLSTVRMANRIVVVEKGRIVESGTHAELVDGPSGQYAHLYALQQGMA
- a CDS encoding HlyD family type I secretion periplasmic adaptor subunit, whose translation is MKHLIEAVKEFGGRYRQAFVAAWNIRDQLDPPQRTEDELAFLPAQLELVESPTSPTARWTIRIIIALFCVALLWAVFGKLDIVAVAPGKMVVDSRTKVIQPAETAVVRRILVRDGQQVKSGESLIELDATTTGAELAQAGEALTEARLAALRLSSLATAIDRGVTPRLPPAPDVPAERFVAEQALATSHFDALQAKRHNLLAAIAQRRAELRTTRDVIEPLAESARISKMRADDYGRLVEGKYVGRHEYLVREQERLAAERDLATQRNRLQEIGSALSAAEEELRVLVADFRQQTLDQLREAEQKIAQGTPELAKAGQRDRLMTLRAPVDGTVQQLAVHTVGGVVTPAQQLLAVVPQEALEVEATVLNKDIGFVRPGQPVTVKIESFPYTRYGYLTGKVVSVSHDAAQDENQGLVFPARIRLDGSTLAIDGVVVSMSAGMTLSAEIKTGKRRVIDYLLSPLKQHGGEALRER